Below is a genomic region from Rhizobium sp. ACO-34A.
CTTGGCCATCATGCGAAGGGCAGCCAACGCAACCAGCCAGATCGCAACGCCGAACAGGGCCGCATACCAGGTGAGCACAACGAAGATCAGGATGATGGCTGCCAACGCCGTCATCAGGACAAGCTCGCGATCGGCGCCCATCAGAAGGTTCGGCCGCGACAGCGCCCGATGCACCCGGGACCGAATGAGGTTTGAGCCGACTTCAGCCACGAGCCCCCTCCCCTGCCGCGGACAGCATGGCTTCGGGCACAGAGACAATAGGACCGACATCTAGATCGGCGTGGCGCTCGCCGATGGACGCACCGGTTGCGCCGAACAACGCGACGATCTGGGTGGCGCCGAGCAGTACGCCGCCGACCAGGGCGACATAGCAAAGGCGACGAGCAAAATCGTTGAGTTCTCCGCCGAAAATAAGCATGGCGCCGGCGATCGCGACTGCGGCAAGGGCAATGAACCCGGCGACGGGACCGGTGATCGACTGCTGGATCTGCTGCAGTGGCGACTCCCACGGAAGACCACCGCCGCCGGAGCCCGCGAATGCGGGCGCTGAGATAGTGAAGGTGATGGCGGCGACCGTGATTGGTGCGAAAACGGGATAGGTCTTACGCGACATGGCTGTCCTCATCGATCTGGGCATAGTGTTCGGTCTGGTAGTGGTTGTTGCGGTATCCCTCGATGTGGATCACCTCGCGGACCCGCCTCCCCTTCCCCGTCCGCTCGATGGAGACGACGAGATCGACCGCCTCGCCGATCACCTCCTGCATTGGCTGCTGGCTCGCTTCTGCGGTCAGTTGTTCAAGCCGGCGCAGCGCCGACATTGCGGTGTTGGAATGGATCGTGGTGACCCCGCCTGGATGCCCAGTGTTCCAGGCCTTCAGGAGAGTGAGTGCTGCACCATCACGGACCTCACCGACGATGATGCGGTCCGGGCGAAGTCTCATGGTGCTCTTCAGCAATCGCGCCATATCGATGGTATCGCTGGTATGCAGGCTGACCGCGTTTTCGGCCGCGCACTGGATTTCGGCAGTGTCCTCGAGGATGACCATGCGATCGTCGGGTGCGGCGGTAACGATCTCGGCGATGATCGCGTTGGCGAGCGTCGTCTTTCCCGAACCGGTACCTCCGGAGATCACAATGTTCATCCGGGCATCGATGGCGCTGCGAATGGCGGAGGCCTGGGCCTCTGTCATCACCTTCGAGGTCACATAGTCGTCGAGCGGGATGAGCCGCGAGGCGCGCCGACGGATCGTGAAGGCAGGGCCGGATACGACAGGCGGCAATAGCCCCTCGAACCGATGCCCGCCGATCGGCAGTTCGCCAGAGATAATCGGGCGCTCGTCATCGGCCTCCGACTGCAGCGCATGAGCGACACTGCCGATCACGACTTCCGCAGCCGCGGGTGTCATGGCGCCAGCTGGAGCAACGCCATGCCCGAGCCGCTCGATGAACAAGCGGCCGTCGGGGTTGAGCATGATCTCGACGACTGTCGTATCGTCGAGAGCGACGCAGAGCTGGTCGCCCAGTGCGTCCTGAAGCTTGCGGACAAGTCTGGGATGAGAACGGAGCTGAGTCACGCCGCGCTCCTGATCGTCCGGTCTTGATCGGCAAACATCGAGCGGTATCCTGGCGGGGATACTCGCTCAAAACTCTTTCGATCGGCTGGCAGACGTCCGGCAACAGCAATGGTGTTACCGATTTGTGTGGATTGGCCCAGCCGCGCCATCGGCCAGCCGGCTCTCTTCAGGATTCGCTCGAAGCGAAGGTCCGTCGCCGTGACGATCTCGTCGTAGCCATTCGCCATCGACCATTCGATGATGCCGGCGAACATGGTCAACGTCGCAGCGTGCAACTGGCCCTCTGCCCTTCCCGCCGACAGCGAGGTGTCGACGCAGAAGCGAGAACTTTCCACCATCTTGCCGGTGGCGGCGAGCGAGCCCTCCGACAGCAGTTGCGGGAAGGTCCTTTCCAGCATGGTCGGACCGAGCGCGGGTAAAAGGCGTGCGCACGCAACGACCTTTCGATTGCCAAAGGTAGCAAGGATGTAGGTTGGGTTCAGATCGTCGTATTGGTCCCGTTCTCCGTCCTTCGTGATCGCGACGTCCCATTCGAGGCGGTCACCGAAGACCGCCGCGCGCAGTCGGTGCATCTGTTTCAGAAGGTTTTGATGCTCGACATATCGGTCGGGTGGGATTGAAAGAATCTGCATCGTGATCTCCGCTTGATCTGATCAGGCGGAATGAAGATCACCTCAATCCACGGTTGGCCATCTGCAGATCTGCAGGCAGTGATTCTGGTGAGTCGGGGTCATCGGTGCGAGAATCGAGCAGGAACGGTGTGCAAAACGTCTTCGGATTTCTGCAGATCTGCAGACCGGGGATACTCGCGAAAAATCTAAAATTCAGGTTAAGCCACGGTAAACATGGCGGAAATCGGAGGCC
It encodes:
- a CDS encoding conjugal transfer protein TrbD, with the protein product MAEVGSNLIRSRVHRALSRPNLLMGADRELVLMTALAAIILIFVVLTWYAALFGVAIWLVALAALRMMAKADPLMRRVYIRHISYKTFYRATSSPWRRY
- a CDS encoding conjugal transfer protein TrbC, producing the protein MSRKTYPVFAPITVAAITFTISAPAFAGSGGGGLPWESPLQQIQQSITGPVAGFIALAAVAIAGAMLIFGGELNDFARRLCYVALVGGVLLGATQIVALFGATGASIGERHADLDVGPIVSVPEAMLSAAGEGARG
- a CDS encoding P-type conjugative transfer ATPase TrbB; the encoded protein is MTQLRSHPRLVRKLQDALGDQLCVALDDTTVVEIMLNPDGRLFIERLGHGVAPAGAMTPAAAEVVIGSVAHALQSEADDERPIISGELPIGGHRFEGLLPPVVSGPAFTIRRRASRLIPLDDYVTSKVMTEAQASAIRSAIDARMNIVISGGTGSGKTTLANAIIAEIVTAAPDDRMVILEDTAEIQCAAENAVSLHTSDTIDMARLLKSTMRLRPDRIIVGEVRDGAALTLLKAWNTGHPGGVTTIHSNTAMSALRRLEQLTAEASQQPMQEVIGEAVDLVVSIERTGKGRRVREVIHIEGYRNNHYQTEHYAQIDEDSHVA
- a CDS encoding autoinducer synthesis protein: MQILSIPPDRYVEHQNLLKQMHRLRAAVFGDRLEWDVAITKDGERDQYDDLNPTYILATFGNRKVVACARLLPALGPTMLERTFPQLLSEGSLAATGKMVESSRFCVDTSLSAGRAEGQLHAATLTMFAGIIEWSMANGYDEIVTATDLRFERILKRAGWPMARLGQSTQIGNTIAVAGRLPADRKSFERVSPPGYRSMFADQDRTIRSAA